TCTCCTCAAGAGTGGACTCTTGTTGTGCGCAGAATCTGAGCCGGTTTATGACGCAATTGTTGCATTTTGTTTCCGGCAGCGCCAGTGCCAATCACCATGGCAGATGGCAGCCCTCGTTCTGCACCAACTCGGGCCACACGGCAGAACTGCCTCATGGCGCGGACAGCGGCAGTTGCAGACCTGTCTTGATGCGTTCCAGTGCGATCGAGGTGCTGTAGCGGCGAATGTTCTCGTCACCTTCGAACAGGCGTTTGCAGATGGCCTGGTAATCATCCATGTCGGTTGCCGTGACGACCAGGATGTAGTCGGTTTCGCCCGTCACATAAAAGCATTGCTGCACGGCCGCTTCATCGGCGATCCTGGCCCTGAAGCCGCGCGACAGATCCGGCCTGTCGTTGACCAGCTGCACGGTGATGATCGCGGTCAGCGTGCGGCCCACCTTGACGGGCTCCAGCACGGCCACGTTGGCGGCAATCACCCCGGTTTCCTGCAATCGCTTGATGCGCCGCTGCACGGCCGGCGCCGAGAGGTTGATCTGCTCCGCAATCAGGCGCTGCGGCATGAGGTTGTCACGCTGGAGCAGGGCAAGAATCGCGTGGTCAAAGGAGTCCAGGTCGGCAGCAGGCATGGTGCGGGATAGGTTGAGAGCGAAACTTGCAGATTCAGGGCCGAAAACGAGCAAATTTCGCGGGTGACATGCAATATCGTACCCACCTATGTCAAAAAACAGCTGGAATCATTGGTGGCCCGTGTTGGCCGTATTGGGCTCGGTCACTGCACTCGGGCTGGGAACTTCGCTGGCCAAACAGCTGTTTCCCCTGGTCGGTGCCCAGGGTACCTCGGCATTGCGGGTGGGCTTTGCCGCGCTGATTCTGGTGTGCGTCTGGCGGCCCTGGCGCTGGTCGCTCAACCGCCAGCAGGCACAGGCTCTGCTGATTTTCGGCATGGCGCTGGGCGGCATGAACCTGATGTTCTACATGGCGTTGCGCGATATTCCGTTTGGCCTGGCCGTGGCCAT
This DNA window, taken from Comamonas testosteroni TK102, encodes the following:
- a CDS encoding Lrp/AsnC family transcriptional regulator; translation: MPAADLDSFDHAILALLQRDNLMPQRLIAEQINLSAPAVQRRIKRLQETGVIAANVAVLEPVKVGRTLTAIITVQLVNDRPDLSRGFRARIADEAAVQQCFYVTGETDYILVVTATDMDDYQAICKRLFEGDENIRRYSTSIALERIKTGLQLPLSAP